A genome region from Lutra lutra chromosome 11, mLutLut1.2, whole genome shotgun sequence includes the following:
- the GIMAP8 gene encoding LOW QUALITY PROTEIN: GTPase IMAP family member 8 (The sequence of the model RefSeq protein was modified relative to this genomic sequence to represent the inferred CDS: inserted 6 bases in 5 codons; substituted 1 base at 1 genomic stop codon), giving the protein MVTPLKGSWERSQQGLYQEPEPELRLLLLGRSGAGKSAPGNMILGKIVFVSRCSGQMVTKTCQRARGATRGGKVVVIDTPDIFSSISCAEDKQRQHXKAAWSLHVLLLVIAIGRYKVEDKEAVTGIHKLFGADAKKYIITVFTQEDDLEGDALQAYVSGEGYLPELAENYGGQNCVLTNRASEEERXSQVRGLLCRVQYLLHEKGDYMNEAXDQKGDKPLGKREKPLQAPGCELNPGPPELKVLLVGKRGAGKSAAGNSLLGNRVFKTKFSEGSVTQRFVSESRIWRERRAVITDAPDILSSRDLKAELQRPALGCPLTFLLVMMPLGSFTEKDEAVLDATXARFGGKFVKHLIILSTRKEDLGDQNLRMFLKHRNKALYNLTDMGSDRYFVFNYRVTGEEEQRQADELLQTVVGXLQQNGGRPCSFRGEETLSIVLVGRSGTGKSATGNTILGNPDFRSHFQAQAVTXTCQSNKRMWGRLQVVVVDMTSLYLMTSAEGGLSHLEEEVRGCLSCCEEGNKVLVLVFHLGWFTQEDKRAVKDLESIFGEEVHDVLFTWKEDLESGDLEEYVQNTDNKSLKNIIKRCVCGGGGVCASNNREMGQTRENQATYLLEMADKLIKNHGGKRSDVTTVNCSVCALRTRSVICYCFLKVTYTGNSDTLH; this is encoded by the exons ATGGTTACTCCGCTGAAAGGAAGCTGGGAAAGA AGCCAACAGGGGCTGTATCAGGAGCCGGAGCCAGAGCTGAGGCTTCTCCTCTTGGGGAGGAGTGGTGCGGGGAAAAGTGCCCCAGGAAACATGATTCTGGGCAAAATTGTGTTTGTGTCCAGATGTAGTGGCCAGATGGTGACAAAAACGTGCCAGAGAGCGAGGGGGGCCACAAGAGGGGGGAAGGTTGTGGTCATCGACACCCCCGACATTTTCTCCTCAATCTCTTGTGCTGAAGACAAGCAACGCCAAC TGAAAGCTGCTTGGAGCCTCCACGTGCTGCTGCTGGTAATTGCCATTGGCCGTTACAAGGTGGAGGACAAGGAGGCAGTCACGGGCATCCACAAGCTGTTTGGAGCCGATGCCAAGAAGTACATCATTACCGTTTTCACTCAGGAGGATGATTTGGAGGGTGACGCACTGCAAGCTTACGTCAGTGGGGAGGGGTACCTCCCGGAGCTGGCTGAAAACTACGGAGGCCAAAACTGTGTTCTGACCAACAGGGCAAGCGAGGAGGAGC CCAGTCAGGTGAGGGGACTCCTGTGCCGGGTCCAGTATTTGTTGCATGAAAAGGGA GATTATATGAATGAAG ACGACCAGAAGGGGGACAAGCCACTTGGTAAGA gggagaagccgCTTCAGGCCCCAGGATGTGAGCTGAACCCTGGGCCACCGGAGCTGAAGGTCCTGCTTGTAGGCAAGCGTGGAGCCGGGAAAAGTGCAGCCGGGAACAGCCTTCTGGGGAATCGAGTCTTTAAGACCAAATTCAGCGAAGGGTCAGTCACCCAGAGGTTTGTGTCTGAAAGCAGAatctggagagagaggagagctgtGATCACTGATGCTCCAGACATCTTGTCTTCAAGGGACCTTAAAGCAGAGCTCCAGAGACCTGCCCTTGGGTGCCCCCTCACCTTCCTGCTGGTGATGATGCCGCTGGGCTCCTTCACCGAGAAAGATGAGGCAGTCCTGGACGCCA TGGCCAGATTCGGAGGCAAATTCGTGAAGCACCTGATCATTCTCTCCACCAGGAAAGAAGACCTCGGGGATCAGAATCTACGGATGTTcctgaaacacagaaataaagcTCTCTACAACCTCACTGACATGGGCAGTGACCGGTACTTCGTCTTCAACTACCGAGTGACAGGGGAAGAGGAGCAGCGCCAGGCGGACGAGCTCCTGCAAACAGTTGTGGG ACTGCAACAGAATGGGGGCAGGCCCTGTAGCTTTAGAGGGGAAG AGACCCTGAGCATTGTGCTGGTGGGGAGGAGTGGCACTGGGAAGAGCGCCACCGGGAACACCATCCTTGGGAACCCCGACTTCCGCTCTCATTTCCAAGCACAGGCAGTGACCTAGACGTGCCAGAGCAACAAGAGGATGTGGGGCAGGCTGCAGGTGGTGGTTGTGGACATGACTTCACTCTACCTGATGACCAGTGCCGAGGGAGGTCTGTCCCACCtggaggaggaggtcagaggctGTTTGTCCTGCTGTGAAGAAGGGAACAAGGTTCTGGTCCTGGTGTTCCATCTGGGATGGTTCACTCAGGAGGACAAAAGGGCAGTGAAGGACTTGGAGAGCATTTTCGGAGAGGAAGTACACGACGTGCTGTTCACTTGGAAGGAAGACCTTGAGTCAGGGGACCTCGAAGAGTATGTCCAGAACACAGATAACAAAAGTCTTAAGAACATCAttaaaaggtgtgtgtgtggcgggggtggAGTCTGTGCTTCTAATAACAGAGAAATGGGCCAAACCAGGGAAAACCAGGCAACATATCTTCTGGAAATGGCCGATAAGCTGATAAAGAACCATGGAG GTAAGCGGTCGGATGTCACCACCGTGAACTGTTCTGTGTGTGCTCTGAGGACACGGTCTGTCATCTGTTACTGCTTTTTGAAG gttACCTACACTGGAAACAGTGACACACTCCATTGA